CTTTCAGCAGCATTGCAGGTAGGGTCTAAATTTGGTCATATTCACAATGGTGCTTGTATCCCATCCATATCTCATCAATGAACTAAATCTCATCTGTTGTAGTAAAATCTGAGAGAACCAATGTACCAAAAAGTTTCTCTTAGAACCAAATAATATATTATTATCTTTGTGCTGATATCTCACATCTTTAAACAGATTGCAGAAGAGGAAGGTGCAGATGTTGATTCCAAGTTCCGGAGTTTGGTAGCAATCGGCTCGCTGGTTAGTTCTCAAAGCACTAGAGTTCTATGCTTGTTGGTTACATAATTGGTTTCTTACCAGTGTATGTGGTTTCTGTAATGACAGATGCTTGAAGGCCTGGTGAAGAAGATAGCGATAGATTTTGAGGTGGAGAGCATTGCAAAATCAGCAAAGTCATCTAAGGAAGCTAAGATTGTGGAAGTTGGTGCTGATATCGATCTACTAATTCGCCAGCCTTAAGAGGGAGTCTTCTGAGCTTAGGATTTTTCTGTGATTTGTATTTTCTTTTACTTGACACGTTTCTAGCAGAGCTTCAGATTTCTGAATACATATTTGAATATTAGCAGATATGAAACGTGACTCTACTCTTGTGGCTTCCATTTGAAGTGGAATTTGTGATCACCCCCACATCACGTTCTAGTAATCCCTTTTTAACGTCCACTACACATTGTGCATCATACATTTATAGCAACTTAGATCTAATTATAGATAATATCTACTGCCACTCAAGTGCTCAACTTCATAAAATATGTAATTGGAGCTGAAGTCATTCCTCTTCCCGGTGATAGAACCTCTTTTTTTTTTTTTTTTTTTTGGTATGACCTCTTTACTAAACTAAACATACAATAGATTTTACGGAGATGACAACAAGGCGGAGGAGTAAGAGTGTGTTACAGGAGGAGAAACAAAAAAATTGGAAAGTTGAAAACATGCCTTGTTTTAACAATTACATTTTACCCCTGTTTTAAAACACGGGCAACTCGGGCGTTTAATCGGCGAGTAAACGTAGATCGGGTGTGAACCGTGGCGGATTGGATCAATTCGCTCAAGAACTCGGACTTTTGAAAAAAAATTATTTTCTTTCGAGTTCTAGGCTAAAATTCTATTTATAGTTGAAATCCTATCACAATTGAACAAAAAACACACAAGAAAATAGGTTGAAATCGTGATGAAACGCGAAGAAAATGGTGAAAGTCGGAAATTAGGGTTTACAGGTCAAAATTGGGGAAGAAGATGACGAGGGTATTTTGGTAATTATGTATTCATTAAAGACAAAATAAACGAAAAAGGTAAACCAACCTTCTGGTTACTCGAACCTGCGACAGACATTTAAGAGATACAAAGGCGCACTAACTACCAGACTACGTAACGTTAACTGTTAAGTCATTGCAGACACCGATATATATTATAAAACACTTAAAATTACTCCCCGATTAATCCATGATTAATCTCCGATTAATCCATGATTAATCTCCGATTTTATCTCAACTCGCTAGGCCCGGACCGGCCGCACGCGTTACGCCTAGCGCGATCTCGAACAGGGCATTTTACCACTGAAACTTATACAATAATGAGCAAATAGTCTTACATATTTAAGCTCTGATGGTGTTGGGAATATTGTGCAGAGCTTCTTTTAATCATTGCAGCAATTTCTGCCTTTGGCAGGAGGTGAACGGCTGACTTTTACGCTGATCTTGTTTTCCTTGTGAATGTGAATTTTTCCAACTTCTTCATTGACTTGCAACACATTCAAAACTAATTAAACTCCACATATATTACACATAATTATATTTAGATGAAGCAAAAGACTTACGAAGTTTCTGGTTTCAAAGAAATGGAAGGATTGCCGAATCAGAAGATGCGATACATAAAAGTAAAAATGAAGCTATTAATAGAATGAACTTGAGACTCATTGTTTTTGCCCTATGTATCTTCTGTCTAGCCAACGCATAAACAATAAAATAAATAGTTGTTAGTGTAAGACTGTTAGGTAGAGATCATATCAGTGTCGTTCTCACCATAGTTGGTGGTGATTTGTATAAGTCAATGCATTTTTAATTGAGCGGATATTGGCTTTTTAATCCTTAACTTCTTCTCCTTTTACTTGCATCAGAAGAAAAAATATACCATGGATAGAGGTACCTTTAGGTAGGTGTCTTGGAATTATCTCCAACGTTAATCATCAATTTTGATAAAACAAGATTTTAAAAAATAATTCTTTGTTATACAGTCGATACTCTATTCATTTTTCTCTTTTATTTTCTTTTACAGAGACATTATTTGAAGCAATATGAAAAAGGCTGAAGAAGTGAGCATACACACAATATTCATCTAATATAACGTGCAGGACAAAGAACAAGATTAAAAAGCCAACATCCGGTCATTAAAAATGCATTAACTAATACCCTGGCGAGCTAAACTTAGGTATCTTGAAATTATCTCCAACGTTAATGATCAATTTTGGTGAAACAAGATAAAAAAAACTCATTGATGTACACTCGATAGTCTAATTATATACACCCATGTGTTATATTTTATTTCATAATATAAGTAGTTTTAGGAAAAAAAGTTTTGTTTCAGAATATAAGTAATTTTAATATTTCAATGCAACTTTTAAATTTATTGAATTTGTGTGACCAATTAAATTATAGGTCTTTTATAATTGGTTGAAATTACATATTAAATGATTTTTTTAATAACTACTTTCTTAATATTAGTGCTTTTAACTAAAACTACCTGCAATTTGAGAAACAGAAGGAGTATATGTTGGTTAAAAATTATTTTTCCTTATTTTTCTCTTTTATTTCTTTTACAGAGACATCTTCTGAAGTAATATGAAAAGAGCTGAAGAAGTAAACACACGCACACACAATGAGAGTACAAGACATGACGATACACCTAGCCAGGGGTTATGAAAATTGACCGAACAAAAGTGTAAGAGCTTGATCGCGACTCGTGAGATTGTAGTGGGTGAAAAATAACATGAAGACCTAAGGCGATCAAGACAAGCTAACTTGCTGCAGAGAATCTGGTGAATCTCTCTCACCAGGTGATCGAGGATCAGTTTTGAAGATGGAGGAATATAATCGAATGTTTCTCTCCTTCCGCAACTACTATATATTGATCGAAGTGAAAGATCTTGACATGACATAACATTTAACTTACATCTATTGAATGTTGATTAGGTGTTTTTTCCCCTCTGCTTTCACCTTGCTAACAACAAGTACTATAGAAATATGCACCAAACAGTCCAATGTAGCGCGAAAAGACATCCAAATGCGCATAGATGAAGATATATTTTATTCAGAGGGACTCCATTCAAGCGAATTTAATGTATCTTTTTGTATTATTCTGCTCATTTTGAATTATAAAATGTTGTTAAAAGTACTATATAGTAAAATATTTGTTGTGAAAGTTCCATTGGTTCACTGGTTTGACTAAGAGTTCATTAATGTTTCTATATCAAGAAGTTTCTATATCAGAAGACAGAATTATGCAAATTAAGAGAAAAAAACTTACAAAATATCTACAGCATAGCGCAAGAAGTAGAGTCAAGTATGGATCCCATAAGGCGGTTCGGGTGATGCCAGTGGTAAAGGTAGGCATGGTGTAAGGGGGGCAGCTGCCCCATATGAAATACTGAAAATAATTTTTTTTCATAGCTTATTTGAGAATTACATGATTATAATGGTGAATTTTCTTCTACTGCCCGTATAAATTGTAAATAAATTTTACATTACCCCAGGTAAATTTTTCGTCTGACTCCGTCACTGGGTTATGCAGTCAGTCATCTTATACGGTAGAATTTTCGGCAGTAGAATTGTCGACAGTAGAATCGTCTGTACTAATTTTCATAGTTTGTAATAACATATTTATCCAGCGTTAAAAAAATATATTTGTAAACCCGTCCACTTAACCAGACACCACGCGAACCATAGACGGCCGCTCTCATGCTGTTTTCGCATTGCTAGTAACATTGGCGTGCGAATCCTGACTTACTAGGGGGTGTTTCTATCATCACTGCTGGATAAACTGAGGCTAATAAGTAAACTAAAATGAAAAAAATATGGAGCAAATCAGATTATAAATTTTGCAGGATTTCTTACAAACTTTGCGGATTTGGTATGGCTGAGTTGAAGCTGCATAAGATGAAACCACGAAAGAGAGAACCAGGAACAAAGTAATCAGCCTCAAATATCTCTTCATTTAATGTGTAGATGTGTTGTTCTGGAGATCGTTGAAAGAGAAAAGCCTAGAGAGAGGAGAGAATGTGATTTTCCCTCTGGTCTCTCCCCCACAGCCGCCTTAACCCTAGATCAACCAAGCCTCTTCTCCTCCGGTGACTGCGGGTTCCTATACCTCCGGTCACCCCACCGTTCGTCTGCTGTTCCACCGGCCTTCCCCTTAGCTTCTCCTTCTCTACCCTCTCCTTCTTGCTCAGTTCTCTGGATTTTCGAGTTTCATCGGATCTAATCAGAGACACATGTGTGTGTTGTCTCTCTGGAGCACCAACGAGGTGAGGTTCGCTGGTGAGCCTAAGGAGCCTTCGATTCAGCTTCTCCCTGTCATGCAAAGCAGATCTGGGTCAGATCTGATCTTGCCTCCGCCGGTGCGGATGGTGGTGTGTTGCTGCCTCTTCCTACCTCTCTCGTCTATGGCTTGTACCTGTGTGTCTCTGGGTTTCAGCTTGTACCAAGGTCTCAGTGAGCTTCTCCTCTCCGTCTAGGAGAAACGGCGGTGTCTAGGCCCATCGCTCGGAGGACCTCTGTTCTAGTTCAATCGATTACTGCCATGATGATAATATATAGCTAATCAAATCTGGTGTTACAGGCTGAGAAAACAGCTTTCGACGAAGCTGAGAAGAAAAGAGAGGAAGAGGAATCAAAGGATGCTCCTACAGCTGACTCTGATGTAAAACGGCACTGCAAGCAGTAGCAAAGAAGAGAGAGATGAGATACTCTGATATGAAGAAGATAGAGAGACTTTGTGTAATCTTGTAATTATGGTTTGATGATGAATAGCATGCCATTCTTTTGGCGTACTTTTGTGTTTCGTGAAATTCTCTCTAGAACGGAGGAGTGTTTAATCTTGATATATTTCTTTATATTTACTTCGCTTTCAGTTTCTAACAATTTTAAAAAAAAAAATTTAATAATTGTTAATATTTTAAAAACCCTAACACGTATAGGCAGCCTTAATTTAGGTTTCAAAATAGAATTTTTGAAAAAACAAACTACGACAGAAAAGCTTGAGAGAGAATGGGATCAATAAGCGATTCAGAAGAGCAGTTCACGTTTGATCCGGAGTACTCTCCACCAAATACTGTGGACGTGGGAACTCATCAAGTTATGGCTACTCTTGCTGCATTGGAGGAGGTTGATGATCAGCTCGATGAAGATGGTGAAAGTGGTGTTGTTAGAAAGAAGCAAGGAAAGAAAAGAAAGCTTATCAATCTTGCGGATGATACTGACAATTCTGATGTTGAAATCACTCCACCAACCCAAACAACCAAACCTCGCAGAAAGACCAGTTATGGAACAGCTTCTAGAAAACCTATGTTCCAATCCACTTTAGATGGAGGCATTGGCTCGTCCGCACAGGCGTGTAGTAAGGAGAAGTCTGTGCCTATGAAATCTGTGATTCGTGGTGGAAGAAGAAAGCCAGTGCCTAACTCACAAAAGAAGAGGGTCGAGTCTCGCTAGTCGCAGAAGCCTGTCGCGTCTACTCAATCGTAGAAGAATAAGAAAAAGATTGAGGAGATACCGGATTTTGACGATGAACTAGAAGAAGATGAGTTGGACGAGGCTGAAAACGGTTTGGAGGATATGGAGAATAGGCAAAGATCAGACGTGTGGAAGGATTTCACGGTGGTTGAAAACCCCAATGGAGATTTGAAAGCTGTGTGCAATCATTGCAAGCATGAGTATGTATGGTATTCTCACTCGCATGGAACAAGTGGGTTGAGAAGGCATCGGTTGAGATGTAAAATGTATCCAAGGAATACTGGAAGGCAGCAACAACTCAATACAGAGGGGAAAGTAGTATCTCGCAAGTATGATCATACTGTGTTTAGGCATATGGTAGCTAAGACAATTGTCCAGCATGATCTACCTTACTCGTACGTGGAGTATCAAAAAGTTAGAGATACATGGACGTATTTGAATGTTGATGTCCAAACCATTTGTCGAAACACAGCAAGAGCAGATGTGTATCGATTATATGAAAGTGAGAGAGACACACTCAAGAGGGAATTAGGGAGTCTTCCTGGACGAGTGTCCTTCACATCTGACTTGTGGACATCGGTGAAACGAGAAGGATACATGTGTGTGACAGCACATTACATTGATCGGAATTGGAAGTTGAACAGCAAGATCCTGACGTTCTGCGCTCTACCACCACCACATACCGGTATGAATGTTGCACTTCAGCTCCTTGAATCATTGAAAGAGTGGGGAATTGAAAAAAGGTGTTCTCGGTCACATTAGATAATGCTACAAGTAATGACTCGATGCAGGATATTGTAAAATCACAGCTGAATTTGAATGATGATTTGTTGTGTGGAGGAGAGTTTTTCCATGTCAGATGTGCAGCTCACATACTTAACCTCATAGTGCAAGATGGGTTGAAGGTTATTGGAGACTCTTTGCAGAAAGTAAGAGATAGTGTTAAGTATGTATTAGGATCGGAAACACGTGAACAATTGTTCCAAAAATGTGTGGATGCTGCGGGTGTAGTAGAAAGTGGATGGCTAATACTAGACGTGCCGACTAGATGGAACTCAACTTACTATATGCTTGAAAGAGCCATCAAGTACCGTAAAGCATTTGTTAAGTTGGAGACGTTTGATAAGAAGGGTTATAAAACAGCGCCCACAGCCGAGGAATGGACTAGAGCAGATAACATCTGCAATTTTTTTGGTCCTTTTGCTGTGATCACAAGCTTGATGTTTGGTTCGAGTTACCCGACTGCAAACCTGTATTTCTATCAGGTTTGGTTGATCCATGATTGGCTTCGGAGAAATGAGGAAAGCGACGATGAGATTGTCAGACACATGGTGCCACCGATGAAGGAGAAGTTTGACAAATATTGGGATGAAGTTAGTGGTGTTTTTGCAATGGCACCAGTCTTTGATCCACGGTTTAAGCTTTCAATTGTCAAATGTTGTTTAGGGAAGCTTGACATGAGTACACGTGATGCAAAGGTGAAAAACTTGCGTGAGAAGCTCAGTATTCTGTTTGAGACATACGACAAAAAATTGAAGAATAACTCACCTTCTACTGAGCCACGTGAGACTGTCCCGCAAAAAGCCTGTGCAACAGGATCAATGAGACTGTTTGGGAACTACAATGTGATTGTTTTTCACTGAAATTCCTTCTGTTTATTTTTTTTTCTTCTCTGGATTTTTTTTAAAAACTTTCAAAGGATTTCTTTGCATTTTGCAAAGTCAGTGGCATTGTGAGTGGAAAGACACCTCTAAAAGCGTATCTTGAAGAACCACCTTTGGACATTACTAATTTCCAGAGCTTGGACATCCTCGATTGGTGGAAAGATAATGCACATCGGCATGGTGACTTGGCTGCAATGGCATGTGATCTTCTAAGTATTCCAATCACAACAGTGGCTTCGGAGTCCTCTTTCAGTATTGCATCGTGAGTTCTGAATAAATATAGAAGCCGTCTACTCCCAAAAAATGTGCAAGCTCTGATATGCACTAGGAATTGGATCAAGGGATACGAATCTTTTGCACATGGTAAATAACTCACATTTTACCTTTTTCTTAAGAGTACCATTATCCTTTATCCTAAGTAAATGAAGTTTCTGATATTTACAGATGAAAAAATAGATGGTGATGGTGAAAAAGAGAAATTACCATCATTTGAGTCCATTGTCAACGGAGAAGATGAAGATGATCAAGTTTGATTTGGTGTTTTGCTTTAGTTTGATTTGGTGTTTTGCTTTATTACAATGTGAAATTTCTTATTTAAGTTGATTGGTTTTGTTTTGCAGTACTATGAATTGTTTTATTACAATGTGATATTTCTGGTTTAAGTTGATTAGTTTTGTTTTCGGTACTATGAATTAGTGTTTTTTTTTAAATTAAATTTTGTTAAGACTACATTAACAAAACTAAGCTAGGATCAAGCGCTATACATGGCTAAGAAAGACATGATGTGGAACTTAATGGTCAATATGTATGTGCTTATATGAATAGTGTTGTATTTTTTTTTTCTGTTTCCCTTTTTTCTTTGGTCCTTTATATATTCATGGTTCTCTCTGTTTTGTATTGTGTTATCTTGAGTATTTCGATGGCTCAGAACCCAAGTCTTGTGATTATTGATTTGGAATGTTGCAATGCAGTAAAGTGTTCTCGTTGTTTTGTTACTTCCGTAAGAAGAAAGCTTGTTACTTTTGTATATGATCATTGAAGTTTTATAGTCATGAACATGTTATTTCAAAAACAACAAAACCATGAAACGCACAACCAAAAACAAGTTCTTCCCAAGTAAGTCGTCTGGCTGTAGACGACTTAACTGGAAGTCGTCTGGCTGTAGACGACTTACCTGGAAGTCGTCTGGTCAACGCAAAGGTTATTTTTGCAATTGACTTTGAAATCTGTAACCTGAGACGACTGAAAGTTAAGTCGTCTACTATTGTTTGGTTTCAAAAAAATTTCCAAAGAACCTAGACGACTTACATATTAGTCGTCATAGGTTAGTTTTGCATTTGACTGAATAATTACAGAAGTTTGACTTCCCAGACGACTTATATTTCAGTCGTCTGTCGAAAATTAAAATAATAATATTTTTTTTAAAGTAAACGACTTACAATTAAGTAGTCATAGGTTAGTTTTGCAATTNNNNNNNNNNNNNNNNNNNNNNNNNNNNNNNNNNNNNNNNNNNNNNNNNNNNNNNNNNNNNNNNNNNNNNNNNNNNNNNNNNNNNNNNNNNNNNNNNNNNNNNNNNNNNNNNNNNNNNNNNNNNNNNNNNNNNNNNNNNNNNNNNNNNNNNNNNNNNNNNNNNNNNNNNNNNNNNNNNNNNNNNNNNNNNNNNNNNNNNNNNNNNNNNNNNNNNNNNNNNNNNNNNNNNNNNNNNNNNNNNNNNNNNNNNNNNNNNNNNNNNNNNNNNNNNNNNNNNNNNNNNNNNNNNNNNNNNNNNNNNNNNNNNNNNNNNNNNNNNNNNNNNNNNNNNNNNNNNNNNNNNNNNNNNNNNNNNNNNNNNNNNNNNNNNNNNNNNNNNNNNNNNNNNNNNNNNNNNNNNNNNNNNNNNNNNNNNNNNNNNNNNNNNNNNNNNNNNNNNNNNNNNNNNNNNNNNNNNNNNNNNNNNNNNNNNNNNNNNNNNNNNNNNNNNNNNNNNNNNNNNNNNNNNNNNNNNNNNNNNNNNNNNNNNNNNNNNNNNNNNNNNNNNNNNNNNNNNNNNNNNNNNNNNNNNNNNNNNNNNNNNNNNNNNNNNNNNNNNNNNNNNNNNNNNNNNNNNNNNNNNNNNNNNNNNNNNNNNNNNNNNNNNNNNNNNNNNNNNNNNNNNNNNNNNNNNNNNNNNNNNNNNNNNNNNNNNNNNNNNNNNNNNNNNNNNNNNNNNNNNNNNNNNNNNNNNNNNNNNNNNNNNNNNNNNNNNNNNNNNNNNNNNNNNNNNNNNNNNNNNNNNNNNNNNNNNNNNNNNNNNNNNNNNNNNNNNNNNNNNNNNNNNNNNNNNNNNNNNNNNNNNNNNNNNNNNNNNNNNNNNNNNNNNNNNNNNNNNNNNNNNNNNNNNNNNNNNNNNNNNNNNNNNNNNNNNNNNNNNNNNNNNNNNNNNNNNNNNNNNNNNNNNNNNNNNNNNNNNNNNNNNNNNNNNNNNNNNNNNNNNNNNNNNNNNNNNNNNNNNNNNNNNNNNNNNNNNNNNNNNNNNNNNNNNNNNNNNNNNNNNNNNNNNNNNNNNNNNNNNNNNNNNNNNNNNNNNNNNNNNNNNNNNNNNNNNNNNNNNNNNNNNNNNNNNNNNNNNNNNNNNNNNNNNNNNNNNNNNNNNNNNNNNNNNNNNNNNNNNNNNNNNNNNNNNNNNNNNNNNNNNNNNNNNNNNNNNNNNNNNNNNNNNNNNNNNNNNNNNNNNNNNNNNNNNNNNNNNNNNNNNNNNNNNNNNNNNNNNNNNNNNNNNNNNNNNNNNNNNNNNNNNNNNNNNNNNNNNNNNNNNNNNNNNNNNNNNNNNNNNNNNNNNNNNNNNNNNNNNNNNNNNNNNNNNNNNNNNNNNNNNNNNNNNNNNNNNNNNNNNNNNNNNNNNNNNNNNNNNNNNNNNNNNNNNNNNNNNNNNNNNNNNNNNNNNNNNNNNNNNNNNNNNNNNNNNNNNNNNNNNNNNNNNNNNNNNNNNNNNNNNNNNNNNNNNNNNNNNNNTACAACATATGTTTGCCAAACTCCTAAACCAAAGTATTTCATGATTCACTACTTCCACTCATCTATCTTCAAAACAAATCAATTTTATCATATCTTAATTTATATCACTTAAAACTGTTTATAATTACTTGATTTTTATTTTTCACGCATCAAAATATTTTTTTACAAGATTTATAAATTATTTTTAAAATAAACTGGTACCAGACGACTTACACTTCAGTCGTCCAGACGACTTCCAACATCTCAGACGACTCAGACGATTTACTGGGGCTATATTCGTAAAAATGGCTTCTGTTTTTTTGTTTGGTCACAAGGGGTTGAGCTGTAATTTCACTAGGCTTTTAGGTTAGTTTTGCATTTGATTCAAGTTTGGGTATAGGTTTGGGATTAAAATCAAGTTGTGGGTTAGTTTTGGCAAAAACCCTTTTTTTTCTTCCAATATATACTAAATCACATGTTCTTCCTTCATGAAATGGCGACATAAATATATGTCTGAAGTAAAAAACTTTAAACAACTTTGAGATCATCAGACATCATGTCTAAATATTTAATGTAAAATAGAAAAAAAGATTAAAAAACAGATTTTAAAAATTGTAACTAGATTTTGATCCGCGCAACCGCGCAGAGTTTTTTTCAAATTAAATTGAAGGAATTGTAATTTAAGTCAGTTGCGTATTTAGATATGGGATGGTGGAACAATCAAATTGATATGTCAAGTAAGTAACTTGTAATTTGATAATTCTATACAAAGCAAAAAAAAATTCTAATGTTTTTTTTGTAGAACATATTTACTTTGTTTTTAATATACGATGTTTTAGAAAATTCTTTTCACTCCAAATTAGATGATATTTTCAATTTTCAATGCAAATT
The DNA window shown above is from Brassica oleracea var. oleracea cultivar TO1000 chromosome C3, BOL, whole genome shotgun sequence and carries:
- the LOC106330297 gene encoding zinc finger BED domain-containing protein RICESLEEPER 2-like, with product MGSISDSEEQFTFDPEYSPPNTVDVGTHQVMATLAALEEVDDQLDEDGESGVVRKKQGKKRKLINLADDTDNSDVEITPPTQTTKPRRKTSYGTASRKPMFQSTLDGGIGSSAQACSKEKSVPMKSVIRGGRRKPVPNSQKKRKNKKKIEEIPDFDDELEEDELDEAENGLEDMENRQRSDVWKDFTVVENPNGDLKAVCNHCKHEYVWYSHSHGTSGLRRHRLRCKMYPRNTGRQQQLNTEGKVVSRKYDHTVFRHMVAKTIVQHDLPYSYVEYQKVRDTWTYLNVDVQTICRNTARADVYRLYESERDTLKRELGSLPGRVSFTSDLWTSVKREGYMCVTAHYIDRNWKLNSKILTFCALPPPHTGMNVALQLLESLKEWGIEKRCAAHILNLIVQDGLKVIGDSLQKVRDSVKYVLGSETREQLFQKCVDAAGVVESGWLILDVPTRWNSTYYMLERAIKYRKAFVKLETFDKKGYKTAPTAEEWTRADNICNFFGPFAVITSLMFGSSYPTANLYFYQVWLIHDWLRRNEESDDEIVRHMVPPMKEKFDKYWDEVSGVFAMAPVFDPRFKLSIVKCCLGKLDMSTRDAKVKNLREKLSILFETYDKKLKNNSPSTEPRETVPQKACATGSMRLFGNYNDFFAFCKVSGIVSGKTPLKAYLEEPPLDITNFQSLDILDWWKDNAHRHGDLAAMACDLLSIPITTVASESSFSIAS